In Synergistaceae bacterium, a single genomic region encodes these proteins:
- a CDS encoding C-GCAxxG-C-C family protein yields MAENMTGMTGLNETQLKALIEKATGLAYRYEQTHGGCAQVVLAAIRETLGKIGDDVFQAATGLAGGAGRTGHACGALTGGIMALSCFWGRPWDDFADPGKRRTRCLEMSKRLVEKFQGQYDSADCHGIHRKILGRAYNLSDPQEFEQFVKAGGHDDKCPSVCANSVRWLIEILASEGLI; encoded by the coding sequence ATGGCAGAAAACATGACAGGCATGACGGGATTGAACGAAACGCAACTGAAGGCTCTGATCGAAAAAGCGACGGGACTGGCTTACCGATACGAGCAGACTCACGGCGGATGCGCCCAGGTCGTGCTGGCGGCCATCAGGGAAACTCTGGGAAAAATCGGAGACGACGTGTTTCAGGCCGCAACGGGACTGGCGGGAGGCGCAGGACGCACCGGCCACGCCTGCGGGGCGCTCACGGGAGGCATCATGGCCCTCTCCTGCTTCTGGGGCAGGCCCTGGGATGATTTTGCGGACCCCGGAAAGCGACGAACGCGATGCCTGGAGATGAGCAAACGGCTCGTCGAAAAATTTCAGGGCCAGTACGACTCGGCGGACTGCCACGGCATCCATCGAAAAATTCTGGGACGCGCCTACAATTTGAGCGACCCCCAGGAATTTGAGCAGTTCGTGAAGGCCGGAGGGCACGACGACAAATGCCCGTCGGTCTGCGCCAACTCCGTTCGCTGGCTCATCGAAATTCTGGCCTCGGAAGGTCTGATTTAA
- a CDS encoding threonine/serine dehydratase, protein MVALKDIYEARERISPFIHRTTPERSATLSKMSGFDVWLKPECRQRTGSFKIRGALNRILSLSPEEGKRGIVTGSSGNHGQAVACAAQLKGYSASIIMPEDASSAKIAAVKGYGAQVIFRGTRSDERLELAHKMRDEQGMTLVHPYDDPYVMAGQGTVGLEILEDIDNVAAVLVPTGGGGLISGIATAVKELNPKVKVFGVEPTGSDSTGRSFRAGKRTRLDVIDTIADGIRTTIPGELTFPVVQKYVDDMLLVTEEAIAEALRLILERCKILAEPTGTVTTAAVLTPGVLPDSLKGKRVVPLVSGGNIALSQLADLIIQS, encoded by the coding sequence ATGGTTGCATTAAAAGATATTTACGAAGCCCGAGAGCGCATTTCTCCGTTTATCCACCGGACTACGCCGGAGCGCTCCGCCACGCTTTCCAAAATGAGCGGATTCGACGTGTGGCTCAAGCCTGAATGCAGGCAGCGCACCGGTTCTTTTAAAATACGAGGCGCGCTGAACCGCATTTTGTCTCTTTCCCCGGAAGAAGGAAAACGCGGAATCGTGACGGGTTCTTCGGGAAACCACGGGCAGGCCGTGGCCTGCGCGGCTCAGCTGAAGGGGTACTCCGCTTCCATCATCATGCCGGAGGACGCCTCCTCGGCAAAAATCGCGGCGGTGAAGGGCTACGGAGCGCAGGTGATTTTCCGCGGCACCCGTTCCGACGAGCGTCTGGAGCTGGCCCACAAAATGAGAGACGAACAGGGAATGACGCTGGTCCATCCCTACGACGACCCTTATGTCATGGCCGGTCAGGGAACGGTGGGGCTGGAAATTCTGGAGGACATCGACAACGTGGCGGCCGTTCTGGTTCCCACGGGGGGAGGCGGTTTGATTTCGGGCATCGCCACGGCGGTCAAGGAGCTGAACCCAAAGGTCAAAGTCTTCGGCGTGGAGCCCACCGGAAGCGACAGCACCGGACGCTCCTTCCGGGCGGGAAAACGGACGAGGCTCGACGTTATCGATACCATCGCGGACGGAATCCGCACAACGATCCCCGGTGAACTGACCTTTCCCGTGGTGCAAAAATATGTGGACGACATGCTGCTGGTGACGGAGGAGGCTATTGCCGAGGCCCTGAGGCTGATCCTTGAGCGCTGCAAAATTCTGGCGGAACCCACCGGAACGGTAACAACGGCGGCCGTGCTGACACCGGGAGTTCTGCCGGACTCCCTGAAGGGCAAAAGGGTCGTTCCTCTGGTCAGCGGGGGCAATATCGCCCTCTCTCAACTGGCGGATCTGATCATACAAAGCTGA
- a CDS encoding FAD-dependent oxidoreductase: MKVVIVGGVACGAKTAARLSRICPKAEITLLERGNDLSYSNCGFPFYLGGEIKNRDKLTHMGFGPERDAFYFENYAFTKALTGHEVTSIDRAKKEVTAKVAGTDALRVFPYDKLVLATGASPIRPAVPGLELKNVFNLWTLRDTIAIYEALSSGNPRKAVVVGAGLVGMETAEALTHRGIQVSLIDALPRPLFAVAGEEFGAMLSAHLQKKGIVFYGGESLKSLEGDEVVRRVTTDRREIEADLVVLSIGVRPNLELARNAGLALGAKAIRVDEFQRTSDPDIYAGGDCVESLNILTGKPVWQPMGSAANRQGRVIADHIAGLKSSFGGVEGTAIARVFDWSIGKTGLTAEAAREAGFSPVEILTSNPDLPGFMPENSMLFLRLVADAATRRVLGAQIAGPGRADKRLDVIATALKGQLTVDDLADTDLAYAPPFSSALDPVTHAANALRNKMDGLMKSCSPSELKAKAERGDNFLILDVRNEKELKQFGTLPWEVLHIPLADLKEKGKKRGSIPKSREIIIVCRAGVRAWSACATLLRYGYTRLAVLEGGMSAWPWETRPHP; encoded by the coding sequence ATGAAAGTTGTCATCGTCGGAGGGGTCGCCTGCGGAGCCAAAACCGCCGCCCGACTTTCCCGAATTTGTCCGAAAGCGGAAATCACCCTGCTGGAGCGGGGAAATGACCTCAGCTATTCCAACTGCGGATTCCCGTTCTATCTCGGCGGAGAGATCAAAAATCGGGATAAACTGACTCACATGGGATTCGGGCCGGAACGGGACGCGTTTTACTTCGAAAATTACGCCTTTACGAAGGCTCTGACGGGTCACGAGGTCACGTCGATCGACAGAGCCAAAAAGGAGGTGACGGCCAAAGTCGCCGGGACAGATGCCCTTCGGGTTTTTCCCTACGACAAACTGGTTCTCGCCACGGGAGCCTCCCCCATCCGTCCCGCCGTCCCCGGGCTGGAGCTGAAAAACGTTTTTAACCTCTGGACGCTTCGGGATACCATAGCCATTTACGAGGCGCTGAGTTCCGGAAACCCTCGAAAGGCCGTCGTCGTCGGCGCCGGACTTGTGGGAATGGAGACGGCGGAAGCCCTGACCCATCGAGGAATCCAGGTTTCCCTGATCGACGCCCTCCCCCGCCCGCTGTTCGCCGTCGCGGGAGAAGAATTTGGAGCGATGCTGTCAGCTCATCTGCAAAAGAAGGGCATCGTCTTTTACGGCGGGGAGTCCCTCAAATCTCTCGAAGGCGACGAGGTCGTCCGCAGGGTGACCACCGACCGTCGGGAAATCGAAGCGGATCTGGTCGTGCTCTCCATTGGGGTTCGTCCCAACCTGGAGCTGGCCCGAAACGCCGGACTCGCCCTGGGCGCGAAGGCGATTCGGGTCGACGAATTTCAGCGGACCTCGGACCCGGACATCTACGCGGGCGGGGACTGTGTGGAGAGCCTGAACATCCTGACGGGCAAACCCGTCTGGCAGCCGATGGGCTCTGCGGCCAACCGGCAGGGGCGCGTCATCGCGGATCATATCGCCGGACTGAAGTCCTCTTTTGGAGGGGTGGAAGGCACGGCCATCGCCCGGGTGTTCGACTGGAGCATCGGCAAAACCGGACTGACCGCCGAGGCGGCCCGGGAAGCGGGATTCTCCCCGGTCGAAATTCTGACGTCCAACCCCGATCTGCCCGGCTTCATGCCCGAAAACTCGATGCTCTTCCTTCGCCTGGTGGCGGACGCCGCCACCCGACGCGTCCTTGGAGCCCAAATCGCTGGCCCCGGCCGGGCCGACAAGCGTCTGGACGTGATCGCCACGGCCCTCAAGGGGCAACTGACCGTAGACGACCTCGCCGACACGGATCTGGCCTACGCCCCGCCTTTTTCATCGGCTCTGGACCCCGTCACTCACGCCGCCAACGCCCTGCGCAACAAAATGGACGGCCTGATGAAAAGCTGCAGTCCGTCGGAATTGAAAGCCAAAGCGGAAAGAGGCGACAATTTTCTTATTTTGGACGTGCGAAACGAAAAAGAGCTGAAACAGTTTGGAACGCTGCCCTGGGAGGTGCTTCACATCCCTCTGGCGGACCTGAAGGAAAAAGGGAAAAAGCGCGGTTCCATTCCAAAATCCCGGGAAATCATCATCGTTTGCAGAGCCGGAGTGCGGGCCTGGAGCGCCTGCGCCACCCTTCTGCGCTACGGATACACCCGCCTCGCCGTACTGGAAGGAGGTATGTCCGCCTGGCCCTGGGAAACCCGTCCTCATCCGTAA